TGCGAAGGGCAACAATTCCTACGTTGACAGCGTCGACCATGTTCAGTGGGAGGATGTTACAGTAGGAGAGATTGCCAGCCAGATGGCGGGTCTCGAAAGGTCATGTAGGTATCTTAATTCCTGTGTTAAACACTATCTGACGGCTGTAGTTGGCCTCGGTGATCTGGCGCGGACCTCTTTGGCTGGGAATCTTGGATTTCCGCATCTTCGAAGCTCTGCAGTACCAAAATGCGGTATTGAGCCAGCGTGTAGTCGATCAGGTAGGTACAATACTTCGCCAAACTGGCAGTTCTAACGGTTGCAGAATTCTTCGCCGGCTTGCTCAAAAGACACCCAGTGCTTCCGACGTCCTCAGGCGCTGCATACTCAAATGATGGCTACCAGTTGCTTGCGTATGCAATCGAAGCAATGTCGGGCATGTCGTACTCGGAACTCCTAGAGAAACGCTTAATACAGCGGCTTAACCTAACACACTCTTCCTATGGAAAGCCTGCCGATCACCTGGGCATCATCCCGGAGCCTAGGAATATGTCAAACTGGGATACGGACCTGGGCGACCTAGCACCGTAAGTACTCACGCGAGCCTTCCGGGATACTGTCTAACAGGATAGGACTGGCGGAATATACTCCTCGACAAAGGACCTGAACACACTAGGCCGCGCGATTCTGAACAGTGAGCTTCTTTCCCCTGCGCAAACCAGACGATGGATGAAGCCGCACACTCGCACTGCAGACCCAAGCTACTTGGTTGGCGCACCGTGGGAAATATACACCGTCGATGACCCTCGGGCGATAGATCTATATACCAAGTCTGGAGACCTCGGCGGCTactcggccatgatgggTCTTTCTCCGGACCACGATGTCGGCTTCGTCATTCTCGCTGCTGGTGAGAAGACAACTCGAACGGTGTACGCCTTGGCCGATCTTGTTTCGCAGGGGATCATTCCAGGTCTCGAATCTGCCGCCAAGGAAGATGCAAGGGACCGATTTGCCGGTACATACACCTTAGGTGGCTCTGTTCTTACACTTACAACTGATGACGGCCCCGGGCTGAAGATCACAAAATGGAATAACAAGGGGAAGGATATCCTAGAGACACTGGCAACCCTGCAGCCAGCTGATATTGAGGGAGAACTGGATGTGAGATTGTATCCCACTGGACTGGAGAGCCCAGGGAAGGTCTCTTTCCGGGGCATTGTGTCAGGAGCAGCCCCAACTGGGCCAGCTAATGGGCCATTCACGCGCGCCTGTAAGTCATGGATGTTGGTAGATGGCCAGGTGTATGGGTCGGTCGGCCTTGATGAGTTTGTATTTGATATGCTAGACAACGGTGGTGCTGTTCGTGTTTCCCCGCGCGCCTTGCGAGTATCGTTAGCGAGGGTGAGGTAGAGCTTATTGATACCCTTATACATTAAAATATATTGATAGCCATTGAACTTTGAAAACGCCCCGGTAATCGTAGTCCAATATGCAAACATGGCACTTTATAAAATAGCGTTAATTGCGGTCTGCGGACACGGCGAAAAGATAGGTATGTACGGGTTGCTATATACAGGTGGAGGAAATACGGTACAACTGGGTCGAGACACTCAAGTTTCAGAATGTGTAGAGTAGAGGATGTGATGTTCATCGCAGTGACAACAACTAATCAAGCTCGGTGAATTCCCTTTTCTGCGGAACAGTGCTGGCCGGGGAGCTACTAGAACCATTGGACCCAGCATTCGACTGCCGATTTGGCTGTATCTCATTCAGGGCATTCGACGCGCTATCGATTGTAGTACTAGGTCGCCCCTGGCCTGAAACAGGCGAAGGCGGGTATTCGCACAAAGACATCAGGCCGTCATATGCATCTTCTCCAATAGCGTTGGTGAAAGGAGTCAGGATGTCCAAGGTTTGCAAATTCCCCCGCATCTCGCCGGCTCTGGACCTCCACTTGTGCTGATGAGAAGTATACCACTCGACTGTTTTTCTGATGTGCAGGGCGTGCGGGCTTCCAGTCCGGATCGTATCGGTGATGAAGCTCCTAGGTAGCTTATTTTGGAGATGCTTTCGCCGCTGTGCTCCCATGCGGAAGTCTTGTTCGGAGACATGCGCGTCTTCGACGAAGTGGCGGAGGGCGTCGCAGTCCGCACAGCAATTCAAAAGACCGGGGACCGATTTGCTCCAGGTTTCGggtgctgggggtggtgggCCGACATAGCTTTGTATGTAATTTTCGAGAATGCGAACGATGAACTTCGCTTCTTTACTGTCTGTTGATCCAGGTGAGTCGTTGATTTCATCATTCAAATCTTCGCTGTCTGTTGATGCAGGAGAGGCGTTGAGTGAATCCCCAGGTCGTAGATAACAGGATAGGGATGTGATAAGCGGTTTCAAGAAGAACATGACGAGTCCGTGGCGGCCTTGGAATTCTGTGATGCTGCGCTCCAAGATGGAAAGCAGGGGTGTGACATCGAGGTTAAAAATATTCATTTGCTTGATAAGTCTTACAACGTTTTTGGGCTGGATTAGTTCTGATGGGACAACAGTGGTGTGGCGTTGCCCATCCGGCGGGCCATTCAGTATCGAGAAATGCTGTAATAGCGTTGGAAGGAGACTGTGGTATGCCCGAGTTATGGAACCATGATCGGGACCATCCCGTGTGCGAATTATTTCAAACAGCATTGTAAGGAAGCCGAGAACAAAACCATTGTAGTGGCCATTCTGTCGCACAAAAGGGACTACACTTTGAGATCGTCAGCACGGCTGCAATGGGGACCAAGGAGGTGTATCATACCTATTCTCCAGAAAGGACCTTGGCAATAATCCCAGGGAAAATGCAAGCTTTTCTCCATCGACCTCGCGCAGCTCTGTCCTTGGTCCAGCCCGCGTCAATAGCATATTAAAAGTACTTGAAAACCACGTGTTGGCTTCATCGGGAGTATGTTGTTCGCCTGAGCTATGGTCCCACGTCCGGCGGATTTCAACAAGCGTGAAAACGCCATCCAGTCTAGTGCTTGAATACTTCCAAAGGTTTTCGAGGCTGTGGAGTAACAGTTAGACTCGGGGGAAATACTCATCT
This region of Aspergillus puulaauensis MK2 DNA, chromosome 5, nearly complete sequence genomic DNA includes:
- a CDS encoding serine hydrolase domain-containing protein (COG:S;~EggNog:ENOG410PHMZ;~InterPro:IPR001466,IPR012338;~MEROPS:MER0002489;~PFAM:PF00144); translated protein: MDHAVGNFTSSLQRILYATDNPQVTAIDPDATSFTVQVFSTHDERPLLEHYHTATSARSNTVGVNNVDEDTVFRIGSASKLWTVLLLLIETGDASFHDPIFKYIPELRDVVSHAKGNNSYVDSVDHVQWEDVTVGEIASQMAGLERSFGLGDLARTSLAGNLGFPHLRSSAVPKCGIEPACSRSEFFAGLLKRHPVLPTSSGAAYSNDGYQLLAYAIEAMSGMSYSELLEKRLIQRLNLTHSSYGKPADHLGIIPEPRNMSNWDTDLGDLAPTGGIYSSTKDLNTLGRAILNSELLSPAQTRRWMKPHTRTADPSYLVGAPWEIYTVDDPRAIDLYTKSGDLGGYSAMMGLSPDHDVGFVILAAGEKTTRTVYALADLVSQGIIPGLESAAKEDARDRFAGTYTLGGSVLTLTTDDGPGLKITKWNNKGKDILETLATLQPADIEGELDVRLYPTGLESPGKVSFRGIVSGAAPTGPANGPFTRACKSWMLVDGQVYGSVGLDEFVFDMLDNGGAVRVSPRALRVSLARVR